The Pan troglodytes isolate AG18354 chromosome 7, NHGRI_mPanTro3-v2.0_pri, whole genome shotgun sequence genome has a window encoding:
- the LOC134810742 gene encoding uncharacterized protein LOC134810742, protein MKLPSGKMELPSGKMKLPSGKMEWPSGNMAQREDGMTQREDGVAQWEHGSAGRWYDPAGSWSCPAGRWSCPAGRTGCPAGRRSDPAGRWSGPAGRWSGPVRRWCGPARRWGFPVGRCGGPAGRRCSPAPRTAPLGLSSALCALLAPVAVASLPKAAASPAQCWVDSTNRKTAGKREPEGCWSRELEGAHLPENFADQSSNSCLGLCTSTFLGEKTKYNLINNSGEDKSRGTWLALHERS, encoded by the exons ATGAAGTTGCCCAGTGGGAAGATGGAGTTGCCCAGTGGGAAGATGAAGCTGCCCAGCGGGAAGATGGAGTGGCCCAGTGGGAACATGGCTCAGCGGGAAGATGGTATGACCCAGCGGGAAGATGGAGTGGCCCAGTGGGAACATGGCTCAGCGGGAAGATGGTATGACCCAGCAGGAAGTTGGAGTTGCCCAGCGGGAAGATGGAGTTGCCCAGCGGGAAGAACGGGTTGCCCAGCAGGAAGACGGAGTGACCCAGCGGGAAGATGGAGTGGCCCAGCCGGAAGATGGAGTGGCCCAGTGAGAAGATGGTGTGGCCCAGCGAGAAGATGGGGTTTCCCAGTGGGAAGATGCGGTGGTCCAGCAGGAAGACGGTGTAGCCCAGCGCCCAGGACAGCTCCGCTGGGCCTGAGCTCGGCGCTCTGTGCCCTGCTGGCTCCTGTGGCTGTGGCATCACTGCCCAAAGCTGCTGCCTCCCCAGCCCAGTGCTGGGTTGACAGTACCAACAGGAAGACAGCTGGCAAAAGAG AGCCTGAGGGATGCTGGAGCCGTGAACTAGAAGGAGCTCACCTCCCAGAAAACTTTGCAGATCAGAGCTCAAATTCTTGCCTTGGATTGTGTACCTCCACATTTTTAG gtGAGAAGACTAAGTATAACCTAATAAATAATTCTGGTGAAGATAAATCAAGAGGAACTTGGCTTGCCCTTCATGAAAGAAGCTAA